A genomic segment from Lignipirellula cremea encodes:
- a CDS encoding Gfo/Idh/MocA family protein has translation MTTPTPSQFNRRTLLQGGAAAAVGLLAAPAILRGRNLNERLNIAVVGSGGRGGANLRSVSSENIVALCDVNENSLAQAAKAHPQAKQYVDFRQMYEDSNAFDAVVVSTCEHTHAFATMPALQLGKHVYCEKPLTYNVWEARQIREAAGRAKVATQMGTQVHAGDNYRRVVELIQSGAIGDVRDAHVWVNRAWGRHPSPEAAEAAGDFYVAERPKEAQPIPAGLDWDLWLGPAPKRDFHSVYFPGPKWYRWWDFGNGTMSDLGSHWIDLPFWALNLDHPLTIEAEGPPPHAEIAPASMMARYTYGPRGEMPAVNLTWHQGVYKPKIWTEMGIPQFNSGVLFIGDKGMLLSDYGRHMLLPEDKFVDFKTPEPSIPTSLGHHAEWIHACKTGEPTTCNFEYAGWLTEANHLGNVAYRTGKKIEWDAKNMKATNAPEAERFIRREYRKGWKLV, from the coding sequence ATGACGACCCCCACGCCTTCGCAATTCAACCGCCGTACGTTACTCCAGGGCGGTGCGGCCGCCGCGGTCGGGCTGCTCGCGGCGCCGGCCATTCTCCGCGGACGCAACCTGAACGAGAGGTTGAATATCGCCGTGGTCGGCTCGGGCGGACGCGGCGGAGCCAATCTGCGTTCGGTCAGTTCCGAGAATATCGTCGCCCTCTGTGATGTGAACGAGAACAGCCTGGCCCAGGCGGCCAAGGCCCATCCCCAGGCAAAACAGTACGTCGATTTCCGTCAGATGTACGAAGACAGCAACGCGTTCGACGCAGTGGTCGTCAGCACGTGCGAGCATACCCATGCCTTTGCCACCATGCCGGCCCTGCAGCTGGGGAAGCATGTCTATTGTGAAAAGCCGCTAACGTACAATGTGTGGGAAGCCCGTCAGATCCGCGAGGCGGCCGGCCGCGCCAAAGTCGCCACGCAAATGGGGACGCAGGTGCACGCAGGCGACAACTACCGGCGCGTGGTCGAGCTGATCCAGTCGGGCGCCATTGGCGACGTGCGCGATGCGCATGTCTGGGTAAACCGCGCCTGGGGACGTCACCCCAGCCCGGAGGCGGCCGAAGCGGCGGGCGATTTTTATGTGGCCGAGCGTCCGAAAGAAGCCCAGCCGATTCCTGCCGGTCTGGACTGGGATCTGTGGCTGGGACCAGCGCCGAAGCGGGATTTCCACAGCGTCTATTTTCCTGGACCCAAGTGGTACCGCTGGTGGGATTTTGGGAACGGCACCATGTCGGACCTGGGCAGCCACTGGATTGATCTGCCATTCTGGGCGCTCAACCTGGACCACCCGCTCACGATCGAAGCCGAAGGCCCGCCGCCGCATGCGGAGATTGCCCCGGCCTCGATGATGGCCCGCTATACGTACGGCCCCCGCGGGGAGATGCCGGCGGTGAACCTCACCTGGCACCAGGGCGTGTACAAGCCAAAAATCTGGACGGAAATGGGCATCCCGCAGTTCAACAGCGGCGTGCTGTTCATTGGCGACAAGGGGATGCTGCTGTCGGATTACGGCCGTCACATGCTGCTGCCGGAAGACAAATTCGTCGACTTCAAAACGCCCGAGCCGAGCATTCCCACGTCGCTGGGGCATCATGCGGAATGGATCCACGCCTGCAAGACGGGCGAGCCGACGACCTGCAACTTCGAGTACGCCGGCTGGCTGACCGAAGCCAATCACCTGGGGAACGTGGCCTACCGCACCGGGAAAAAGATTGAGTGGGACGCCAAGAACATGAAGGCGACCAACGCGCCCGAGGCCGAACGCTTTATCCGCCGCGAGTATCGCAAAGGCTGGAAGCTGGTGTGA
- a CDS encoding carbohydrate ABC transporter permease — protein sequence MPLSVRRYLVAFSFIAPWAIGFVALILFPFVATGYWSFTRYDMLSPPEWVGGHHYWELAGEILRGEDFGRALWNTAYYALLSVPLSVALGIALAVMLRWEVRGQAVFRTLFFLPSVAPVVASCVLWMWILDPRNGLLNYLLRGMGLAEQQWFASPQEALLNGGMAFGSKDGLVLMSLWGVGNFMVIYLAALGEVPRYLYEAAELDGAGPVRRFWHITLPMLSPVIFFNLVMGLIQSVQAFTQIYIVSEGAGEPAKSTLVLSLYLFLQAFSDLNMGKASAVAWILFLLLLVATAGLFRTSRRWVHYG from the coding sequence ATGCCGCTGTCTGTTCGCCGTTATCTGGTAGCGTTCTCTTTTATTGCCCCGTGGGCCATCGGCTTTGTTGCGCTGATCCTGTTTCCGTTTGTCGCGACTGGATACTGGAGTTTTACCCGGTACGACATGCTGTCGCCGCCGGAATGGGTCGGCGGGCATCATTACTGGGAGCTGGCGGGAGAGATTTTGCGCGGGGAAGACTTTGGCCGCGCGCTGTGGAACACGGCCTATTATGCCTTGCTGTCGGTGCCGCTTTCTGTGGCGCTGGGGATCGCCCTGGCGGTGATGCTGCGCTGGGAAGTGCGGGGGCAGGCTGTTTTCCGCACGTTGTTCTTTTTGCCATCGGTGGCGCCGGTGGTGGCTTCGTGCGTGCTGTGGATGTGGATCCTTGATCCGCGCAACGGCCTGCTGAATTATCTGCTGCGGGGAATGGGGCTGGCGGAGCAGCAATGGTTTGCCTCGCCTCAAGAGGCGTTGCTAAACGGAGGGATGGCGTTTGGATCGAAAGACGGCCTGGTATTGATGAGTTTGTGGGGCGTGGGCAACTTTATGGTGATCTACCTGGCCGCCCTGGGCGAGGTCCCGCGGTATCTTTACGAAGCGGCCGAGCTCGACGGCGCCGGACCGGTGCGGCGTTTCTGGCACATTACGTTGCCGATGCTGTCGCCTGTCATTTTCTTTAATCTGGTGATGGGGCTGATCCAATCGGTCCAGGCTTTTACTCAGATTTACATTGTCAGTGAGGGGGCCGGCGAGCCAGCCAAGTCGACCCTGGTTCTGTCGTTGTACCTGTTCCTGCAGGCGTTCTCTGACCTGAACATGGGGAAGGCGTCAGCCGTCGCGTGGATCCTGTTCCTGCTGCTGCTGGTTGCGACCGCCGGCCTGTTTCGCACGTCCCGGCGCTGGGTGCATTACGGCTGA
- a CDS encoding HAD family hydrolase — translation MPSLQAVIFDVDGVLIDSYHAHFESWRIVAAEHGMVMTPEDFHATFGRTSRETVRAAWPERSFSDEQVRQLDEEKEAVYRKLLAENFPAMPGAVALIADLAATGVGLAVGSSGPPPNVRLTLDLLGCKEQFQVVVTGADVTRGKPDPEVFLTAAQRLGLSPADCLVIEDAAAGIKAAQSAGMKAVGLVSTGHTRQELAAADLLVDQLADLTVARLQQLAV, via the coding sequence ATGCCGAGCCTGCAGGCCGTGATTTTCGATGTCGACGGCGTCCTCATCGATTCTTACCATGCCCATTTTGAAAGCTGGCGGATTGTCGCCGCCGAACATGGCATGGTAATGACGCCGGAGGACTTCCACGCTACCTTCGGCCGCACCAGTCGGGAGACAGTGCGCGCCGCCTGGCCCGAGCGGAGTTTTTCCGACGAGCAGGTGCGGCAGCTCGATGAAGAAAAAGAAGCTGTTTACCGGAAGCTGCTCGCTGAGAACTTCCCTGCGATGCCCGGCGCCGTCGCGCTGATTGCCGATCTGGCCGCAACGGGAGTGGGCTTGGCCGTGGGCTCTTCTGGACCGCCGCCCAATGTGCGGTTGACGCTCGATCTGCTGGGATGCAAAGAGCAGTTCCAGGTGGTCGTAACCGGAGCCGACGTCACACGCGGCAAACCGGATCCCGAGGTCTTTCTGACGGCCGCCCAGCGACTGGGCCTGTCGCCTGCCGATTGCCTGGTGATCGAGGATGCGGCCGCCGGCATTAAAGCCGCCCAGTCTGCCGGCATGAAAGCCGTGGGACTGGTCAGCACGGGGCATACGCGCCAGGAACTGGCTGCCGCCGATCTGCTCGTTGATCAACTGGCCGACCTGACCGTAGCCCGTCTTCAGCAACTGGCGGTTTAA
- the cobA gene encoding uroporphyrinogen-III C-methyltransferase, with the protein MTESVTGTVYLVGAGPGDPGMITVRGVACLAKADVVLYDYLANPLILSHARPGADLVCVGKHGKTKIWTQVEINNELVRLAQQGKTVVRLKGGDPAVFARGAEEAEVLADHGLAFEIVPGVTAALAAGSCAGVPITHRDTASAAALVTGQQQEGATEPIDYAALARFPGTLVFYMGVTTIDEWTGGLLAAGKRPDTPVALIRRCSLPDQQTVLCTLETAAERLRSTGLRPPVVVIVGEVVQLAPKLSWFDRRALFGRRILVTRPAHQAAGLAEPLQELGAEVLFQPAIEISDPADWSPVDAALLQLEKFDWLVFSSVNGVHATLGRLKAVGRDLRALGRSKLAAVGAATGAALRGYHLEPDVIPERFIAEELAAALAADAAGKRYLLLRASRGREVLAETLVAAGAVIEQVVVYQSSDLAEPDGQIAADMASGRIDWVTVTSSAIARSLFAMFGDRLQQTKLASISPQTSSVLRELGLQPAAEAVQYDMPGVVQAILTAEKASRPTKP; encoded by the coding sequence ATGACAGAATCTGTCACTGGAACCGTCTATCTGGTGGGAGCCGGTCCCGGCGATCCCGGCATGATCACCGTCCGCGGCGTCGCTTGCCTGGCGAAAGCCGATGTGGTGCTGTACGACTATCTGGCCAACCCGCTGATCCTGTCGCACGCCCGCCCCGGTGCGGATCTGGTCTGCGTCGGCAAACACGGGAAAACCAAAATCTGGACGCAGGTGGAAATCAACAACGAGCTGGTCCGCCTGGCGCAACAGGGAAAGACGGTCGTGCGGCTCAAAGGGGGCGATCCGGCCGTCTTTGCCCGGGGAGCAGAAGAAGCCGAGGTCCTGGCCGATCATGGCCTGGCGTTCGAAATCGTGCCCGGCGTCACGGCTGCCCTGGCCGCCGGCAGTTGCGCCGGCGTGCCCATTACCCATCGCGACACGGCTTCCGCCGCCGCGCTCGTCACGGGGCAGCAACAGGAAGGGGCGACCGAGCCGATCGACTATGCGGCGCTGGCCCGGTTTCCCGGCACGCTTGTATTTTACATGGGCGTCACCACCATCGACGAATGGACCGGCGGCCTGCTCGCTGCCGGCAAAAGGCCCGACACGCCTGTCGCCCTGATCCGTCGCTGCAGTCTGCCTGACCAGCAAACGGTGCTCTGCACGCTGGAAACAGCGGCCGAGAGGCTGCGGTCCACCGGCCTGCGTCCGCCAGTCGTCGTGATTGTTGGCGAGGTCGTGCAGCTGGCGCCGAAGCTCTCCTGGTTCGATCGCCGCGCGCTGTTCGGCCGTCGGATTCTCGTCACGCGCCCCGCCCACCAGGCAGCCGGTCTGGCGGAACCGCTGCAGGAACTGGGCGCCGAAGTGCTGTTCCAGCCTGCGATTGAAATCTCTGATCCTGCCGACTGGAGCCCGGTCGATGCCGCCCTGCTGCAGCTGGAGAAGTTTGACTGGCTGGTCTTCTCCAGCGTCAACGGCGTGCATGCGACTCTCGGCCGTTTGAAAGCAGTCGGCCGCGATCTCAGGGCGCTAGGCCGCTCGAAACTGGCGGCCGTGGGAGCAGCAACCGGCGCAGCCCTGCGCGGCTACCACCTGGAACCGGACGTTATCCCCGAGCGTTTCATCGCTGAAGAACTGGCGGCGGCGCTGGCGGCCGATGCCGCTGGCAAGCGTTATCTGTTGCTGCGGGCCAGCCGTGGTCGTGAGGTCCTGGCCGAAACGCTGGTCGCAGCCGGCGCCGTGATTGAACAGGTCGTCGTCTATCAAAGCTCCGACCTGGCGGAGCCGGATGGACAGATCGCCGCCGATATGGCTTCAGGGCGGATCGACTGGGTCACCGTCACCAGCTCCGCCATCGCCCGGTCGTTATTCGCCATGTTCGGAGATCGGCTGCAGCAAACAAAACTGGCCAGCATTAGCCCGCAGACCTCGTCGGTGCTACGGGAGCTGGGACTGCAGCCGGCCGCCGAAGCGGTGCAATACGACATGCCGGGCGTGGTGCAGGCGATCCTGACCGCCGAGAAAGCCAGCCGTCCAACCAAACCTTAG
- the rpsT gene encoding 30S ribosomal protein S20 gives MTSDGHGAVAQSHPFIEPAMPNTKSAEKRLRQNHDRRAQNRIVRTILRNQIRRVRAAAAAGEHEQAEAECRIANKKLDQAKAKNIIHANKASRLKSRLQSMLKRAKQAA, from the coding sequence GTGACTTCAGACGGCCACGGCGCCGTCGCTCAATCACACCCGTTCATTGAACCAGCTATGCCCAATACAAAAAGTGCGGAAAAACGTCTTCGCCAGAATCACGATCGCCGCGCGCAGAATCGTATCGTCCGCACGATCCTGCGGAATCAAATTCGTCGGGTCCGTGCAGCGGCTGCGGCGGGTGAGCATGAGCAAGCGGAAGCCGAATGCCGCATTGCCAACAAAAAGCTTGATCAGGCCAAAGCCAAGAACATCATTCACGCCAACAAGGCGTCCCGCCTGAAGAGCCGTCTGCAGAGCATGCTGAAGCGCGCCAAGCAGGCTGCCTGA
- the tnpC gene encoding IS66 family transposase, which produces MTEDVLHRDYCPNCKKRVEPKLPDVLPNCTLGNRVLVLAAMLHYSQGLTISQIVDTFNFHLRMKVTPGGLVQMWHRLAELLFAWYEQIQAECLDSARLNADETGWRVQGKTFWLWCFTGVDAVFYMIDRSRGSPALQKFFIKAFEGVLITDFWSPYDAIVCGDQQKCWPHLLRDMASVDEKHSGDKEWQSFARRVISVYREAKKLQAAKATTVEVDYDIAVMQLENRLTTIAGEDWIHRDAARLAKRLSRYGDQLLTFLSYDDAPSDNNHGERQIRPAVMIRKTSYGNHSDRGMLIQSVPMTIFRTLKLRGHHPLETILNALAQTGKIPPLPQKAE; this is translated from the coding sequence ATCACCGAAGATGTCTTGCATCGCGACTATTGCCCGAACTGCAAAAAACGCGTCGAGCCGAAGCTGCCCGACGTCTTGCCGAACTGCACGCTGGGCAATCGCGTGCTGGTGCTGGCGGCCATGCTGCACTACTCGCAAGGGCTGACAATCAGCCAGATTGTCGACACCTTCAACTTCCATCTGCGGATGAAAGTCACGCCGGGCGGGTTGGTGCAAATGTGGCATCGCTTGGCGGAACTGCTGTTCGCCTGGTACGAGCAGATTCAAGCGGAGTGCCTCGATTCGGCCCGACTCAACGCCGACGAAACCGGTTGGCGAGTGCAAGGCAAAACGTTTTGGCTATGGTGCTTCACCGGGGTCGATGCGGTCTTCTATATGATCGATCGCAGCCGCGGTTCGCCCGCCTTGCAGAAGTTTTTCATCAAGGCCTTCGAAGGCGTGCTGATTACCGACTTCTGGTCGCCGTACGACGCCATCGTTTGCGGCGACCAGCAGAAGTGCTGGCCGCATCTGCTGCGCGATATGGCCAGCGTCGACGAGAAACACAGCGGTGACAAGGAATGGCAGTCGTTCGCGCGGCGCGTGATCAGCGTGTATCGCGAAGCGAAGAAGCTGCAGGCTGCGAAGGCGACGACGGTCGAGGTCGATTACGACATCGCCGTAATGCAATTGGAAAACCGCCTGACCACAATCGCTGGCGAAGACTGGATCCACCGCGACGCAGCCCGTTTGGCCAAACGTCTGAGCAGGTATGGCGACCAGTTGTTGACCTTCTTGAGCTACGACGACGCGCCCTCGGATAACAACCATGGCGAGCGACAAATTCGTCCGGCGGTGATGATCCGCAAGACCAGCTACGGCAACCACAGCGACCGCGGCATGCTCATCCAGTCGGTGCCAATGACCATTTTCCGCACTCTCAAACTGCGCGGCCATCACCCCTTGGAGACCATCCTCAACGCCCTCGCCCAAACCGGAAAAATCCCGCCGCTGCCCCAGAAGGCTGAATAG
- a CDS encoding DUF1611 domain-containing protein: MTRKILLLTQGHTNPHTAKTASSVIRYRPEEAVALLDNTQAGKTSGDLLGVGDKPVVSTFDEAPGCDTLLIGIAPPGGSIPKEWRPIVLEAMARGMNVVSGLHDFFTDDAEFSAAAAKHGVELTDVRKNNVRCIALRQGLDESTLRIHTVGHDCSIGKMTAALEIEAGLRRRGHDSQFIATGQTGIMVSGAGLPIDCVTADFISGATESLILENQKHKILVVEGQGSLVHPAYSGVTLGLLHGCSPHGLIFCYEYGRTEVAGYPGRKLPPVPEFIKICESMANQMQPSQTIGVVINARTASDDELERERDAMQSATGLPVVDVFRNGVEELVDAVEKLQQSRS, translated from the coding sequence ATGACGCGTAAAATTTTGCTCCTGACCCAGGGCCATACGAACCCTCATACGGCAAAGACCGCGAGCAGCGTGATCCGCTATCGTCCCGAAGAGGCGGTCGCCCTGCTGGATAATACCCAGGCGGGAAAAACCAGCGGCGACCTGCTGGGCGTGGGCGACAAGCCGGTTGTCTCGACATTTGATGAGGCGCCGGGCTGCGATACCCTGCTGATCGGCATCGCTCCTCCTGGCGGCAGCATTCCAAAAGAATGGCGGCCGATTGTGCTGGAAGCGATGGCCCGCGGGATGAATGTCGTCTCGGGCCTGCACGATTTTTTCACCGATGACGCCGAGTTTTCCGCCGCGGCCGCAAAGCATGGAGTGGAGCTGACCGATGTTCGCAAGAACAACGTCCGTTGCATCGCCTTGCGGCAAGGGCTGGATGAAAGCACCCTCCGCATCCACACCGTCGGCCATGACTGCAGCATTGGCAAGATGACGGCCGCTCTGGAGATCGAGGCCGGATTGCGACGTCGCGGTCACGATAGCCAGTTCATCGCCACCGGTCAGACCGGCATTATGGTGTCGGGCGCCGGACTGCCGATCGACTGCGTGACGGCCGACTTCATCAGCGGCGCCACGGAAAGTCTGATCCTGGAAAACCAGAAGCACAAAATCCTGGTCGTCGAAGGGCAAGGCAGCCTCGTCCATCCGGCCTACTCGGGCGTTACGCTCGGCCTGCTGCACGGCTGCTCGCCGCATGGGCTGATTTTCTGTTACGAGTACGGCCGCACCGAGGTCGCCGGTTACCCTGGCCGGAAGCTCCCGCCGGTTCCCGAGTTCATCAAAATCTGCGAGTCGATGGCCAACCAGATGCAGCCCAGCCAGACGATCGGCGTCGTCATCAACGCCCGCACGGCCTCCGATGACGAGCTGGAGCGGGAACGCGACGCAATGCAGTCAGCCACCGGCCTGCCGGTGGTCGACGTCTTCCGCAACGGCGTCGAAGAACTGGTCGACGCCGTCGAGAAGCTCCAGCAGTCGCGCTCATAA
- a CDS encoding tetratricopeptide repeat protein, producing the protein MTKSDSSQQGPLGVINAAQRRRLQLCFEQSQRFPPGQEPGKRDFDAAHTSLLICVTEDPGNQLYVEAFLKNLQRKYKNNKTGALIPRLRGRSAFRRAVAQQDHAQVLAQGPMLLGSNPWNVPVLRAMAQACAAFALDEVELCYLRQALDTRPHDPAVNDQTGQALARQGRFKEALSCFETILVQLPGQAEATAWIEMLRNGQPRPSGDQGLPENPAAGDEAGDLPRLRQTLADSPAEMANYLQLAERLLEEDQHDEAEQVLSTALAACGSQLRVLEMLEDVRLAQAAWRLEVAEQQAALFPSPAASELVERFRGDWSRAELVILDARAQRYPQTTEYKWRLGQRLHQAGNHAEAIRRLEEAASDPEFAPQALLTMAECFACMRKLKKASACYQQAADAPSSTPAQRRQGLHGAILLAERAENGNEAAQLREKLQGIESCDKDRSPRLDKTDEKRHKK; encoded by the coding sequence ATGACGAAATCGGATTCCAGCCAGCAGGGGCCGCTGGGCGTGATCAATGCGGCCCAGCGCCGGCGCCTGCAGCTATGTTTTGAGCAAAGCCAGCGATTCCCGCCAGGGCAGGAGCCAGGAAAACGCGATTTTGACGCGGCCCACACGTCGTTGTTGATCTGTGTGACGGAAGATCCCGGAAACCAGCTGTACGTGGAAGCCTTCCTTAAGAATTTGCAGCGCAAGTACAAAAATAACAAGACGGGCGCACTGATTCCGCGGTTGCGCGGTCGTTCAGCCTTTCGCCGCGCCGTCGCCCAGCAGGACCACGCCCAGGTGCTGGCGCAGGGGCCCATGCTGCTGGGTTCCAACCCCTGGAACGTGCCCGTCTTGCGTGCCATGGCCCAGGCGTGCGCGGCGTTTGCTCTGGACGAGGTCGAGCTCTGCTATCTGCGCCAGGCGCTCGACACTCGGCCGCATGACCCGGCGGTGAACGATCAGACGGGCCAGGCATTGGCCCGGCAAGGCCGTTTTAAGGAAGCCTTGTCCTGCTTCGAGACGATCCTTGTCCAGTTGCCTGGCCAGGCGGAGGCGACCGCCTGGATCGAAATGCTCCGCAACGGGCAACCTCGCCCTTCGGGTGATCAGGGGTTGCCCGAGAATCCAGCCGCAGGGGACGAAGCAGGCGATCTGCCGCGACTGCGGCAAACGCTGGCGGATTCACCGGCCGAGATGGCGAATTATCTGCAGCTGGCGGAGCGACTGCTGGAAGAGGACCAGCACGACGAAGCGGAACAGGTGCTGTCGACGGCGCTTGCCGCCTGTGGGAGTCAGCTGCGGGTGCTGGAAATGCTGGAAGATGTCCGGCTGGCCCAGGCGGCGTGGCGGCTGGAAGTCGCTGAGCAACAGGCGGCCCTGTTTCCTTCGCCGGCCGCCAGTGAACTGGTCGAGCGTTTCCGCGGTGACTGGAGTCGGGCGGAACTGGTGATACTGGATGCTCGAGCGCAGCGTTATCCGCAAACGACCGAGTATAAATGGCGACTCGGACAGCGACTGCATCAGGCCGGCAACCATGCCGAAGCGATCCGACGGCTGGAAGAGGCGGCCAGCGATCCGGAATTCGCCCCCCAGGCCTTGCTCACCATGGCCGAATGTTTTGCCTGTATGCGAAAACTGAAAAAAGCGTCGGCCTGTTACCAGCAGGCGGCCGACGCGCCGTCCAGCACGCCCGCCCAGCGCCGGCAGGGTCTGCATGGGGCAATTCTGCTCGCAGAAAGGGCGGAAAACGGGAACGAAGCGGCCCAGTTACGGGAAAAACTGCAGGGAATCGAATCCTGCGACAAAGATCGCTCTCCCCGACTAGACAAGACGGACGAAAAACGTCATAAAAAGTGA